In Haliscomenobacter hydrossis DSM 1100, the DNA window AAAACTCGCCACAATATTTTCCATTCTTTCCGGGCGATATCCCTGTGACCATGCAGCAGTTGGAGTATGGTTTTAGGAAGGCTGTATTTGGCGCAAATACGGGGCAGGTGATTAAGCCTTGATGCTTGATAGAAATTTTAACCAGCACTTCAACTTTATCTGGTTCCTAAACATTTACCAAGGGTAAGTTTGTAGCCATCTCATTGGGATTAATAGCAACAAAACCATGGAAATAGGAATCGACAGTTTTGCCGCAGCGCACTTTACCGGAACCGCCAACGACCCCGCCAAAAACATCCAGGCCATGGCGAACCTGCTGGAACGGGTGCAATTTGCCGACCAGGCCGGACTCGACGTTTTTGGCATCGGGGAACACCACCGCAAGGAATTTCTGGATTCCGCGCCAATCACCATCTTGTCTGCCGCCGCGGCCATGACCAAACGCATCAAACTAAGCAGCGCGGTTACCGTGCTAAGTGCCGCCGATCCGGTGCGGGTGTTCCAGAATTTTGCCAGCCTGGACATCATCTCCAAAGGTCGCGCCGAAATCATCGCCGGACGGGGTTCCTTCATCGAAGCTTATCCACTTTTTGGTTTTAGCCTGCACAATTACGATGAACTTTTTGCCGAAAAACTGGACTTGCTCCTACAGATTCGTGAAAACGAAGTGGTGACTTGGAAAGGCAAGTTTCGCCCGGCTCTGGACAACGTAGCGATATACCCCAGACCCGTACAGTCGCCGCTGCCCATCTGGTTGGGCGTAGGTGGTACCCCCCAATCTTTCGCCCGGGCGGGCAGTTTGGGTTTGCCTTTGATGGTGGCGGTCATTGGTGGCGAAACCCGGCGTTTCCGTCCTTTGATCGACTTGTACCGGCAAGCCGGAAAAGAGGCGGGTTTTGCCCCGGAACAGCTCAAGGTGGGCCTTCACTCCCTGGGCTATGTGGCTGAAACCACCCAGCAGGCCAAAGATGAATTTTATCCCGGTTATGCCGAAGTATTTACGCGTATCGGCAAAGAACGCGGCTGGCCTCCGGTTACCCGACAGCAGTTTGAAGCGCAGGCGGGGCA includes these proteins:
- a CDS encoding LLM class flavin-dependent oxidoreductase → MEIGIDSFAAAHFTGTANDPAKNIQAMANLLERVQFADQAGLDVFGIGEHHRKEFLDSAPITILSAAAAMTKRIKLSSAVTVLSAADPVRVFQNFASLDIISKGRAEIIAGRGSFIEAYPLFGFSLHNYDELFAEKLDLLLQIRENEVVTWKGKFRPALDNVAIYPRPVQSPLPIWLGVGGTPQSFARAGSLGLPLMVAVIGGETRRFRPLIDLYRQAGKEAGFAPEQLKVGLHSLGYVAETTQQAKDEFYPGYAEVFTRIGKERGWPPVTRQQFEAQAGHFGALLVGGPEEIAERILRHSEALGGISRLTFQMDNAALPQSKLLKSIELIGEKIIPLVNG